Sequence from the Methanosarcina siciliae T4/M genome:
TTTTCTACCTCCTTCGTACAGGTTGCCAATGGAAAGCGTTGCCAAGATGTTATGGAGCTCCAAGCACTGTACATGATCGATTTCAGGAATGGCAAAGATCAGGCTTATTTGATAAAATGTGGCAATCAGGTCTGATGGATTATGATAAGGAAGAAGGGCTAGAGTGGGAGTGGCAAGCTATTGATGGAGCTATGACAAAAGCACCATTGGGTGGAGCTGGAACAGGAGCAAATCCTACTGATCGTGGCAAAAAAGGTACAAAAAGAAGTCTGTTAACAGACGGTAAAGGCATACCGCTTTCTGTTGTCGTGGATGGAGCTAATCGTCACGATAAAATGCTTGTGAAAGGAACGTTTGATGCCATTATTATTGAAAGACCTTCGCATAAAGTAACTCAGAATATCTGCATGGATAAAGGATATGATTTTCCTGATATCAGACAATTGGTAGATGATTACGGATATACTGCTCATATCAGGAAACGTGGAGAAGAAAACATCAGAAGAGATATACCAGGTTACAGGGCAAGAAGGTGGGTCGTGGAAAGGACACATTCTTGGCTGAATAGATTCAGAAGGCTGCTGATTAGATGGGAAAAGAAGATTGAGAATTATCTAGCAATGCTACATTTCGCATGCGCATGGATAACTTTCAGAGCAGCAGGACTTTTCGGATAGGCTCTAAATTGAGGTTGAAGCTAAAATGAAAGAAATTGTAAACAAAGAAATTAATTCAGTCAAACCAAGAATTTATCAGTAAGGATGGAATTTATAATGAAAAAAATCAAGTTATGGAATATTATTTATTGCTTGCTTTGCTTTTTTTTTAATTTTTAATTCTTTTTTCGTGATTGTACCTGCTGATTTTTCAACTATTATAGGAGTGATTGTTGGAACTTTTATTGAATCTCTCATCGTGTACTTAATCATAATCGTGGTTATATATATCCTAAATCGTTGCAACGGATTATCTTAGAGACGGTCTTAATATTCAAGCTATTTTTATAAATAAATATGGATGCAAAGCAAGGCAGGCACCCGCTTCAGTCTGCTTGACCCTGATTAAAAAAGGTGTGTTGATACGCGTGCCATGTGCACATGTATACGTCTTATGTCCGCATACGTATAATATCATAATATATGGACAAATAAAGTTAATACTGTGACTTAGTAAGTTGTCAAATTTATGTTTAATTTGGATCCTTTCTCAAGAGTTGAATCCGGTGGCTAAATATGAGGACTCGTTACGAAATAATTGTACTATTACTAATTATTTCTGCTGTGTTGTTGTCTACGTGGTGGCAAGACCAGAAGCAGAGGATGTATGATAGGAGTCTCAGGAGTAGTTATGATTATGATGTGGTATTGACTACAGATTCTACTTTGAACAACGTGACTCTTTACATACCACTTCCAGTTATAAATGACACATCATACGTGGGTATGGATATCATAGAGCAGCACTTCAATAACCATGATCCTTCATGGGAATACTCTATAGTGGACACGGAACACGGACTCATGGTTTCTATGAAAAATAAGAAGGCAAGAAGTATAGATCTTAGTACTATGGTATTATCTGACCAACCCATAGACACAATGAACCCTCTGAACAATGAAATGATCCTTATACCCAAATATAATCTCACGCAAAATGTCAACGCCAGCGGAGTTTATTCACGGACTTCGGAGCAATTTGATTATGACAGCAAGATGTATGCCTATTATG
This genomic interval carries:
- a CDS encoding IS5 family transposase; its protein translation is MTKRKTGHDYEISDELWTIITALLPLPKPKKKAGRPREDDRKIMNGIFYLLRTGCQWKALPRCYGAPSTVHDRFQEWQRSGLFDKMWQSGLMDYDKEEGLEWEWQAIDGAMTKAPLGGAGTGANPTDRGKKGTKRSLLTDGKGIPLSVVVDGANRHDKMLVKGTFDAIIIERPSHKVTQNICMDKGYDFPDIRQLVDDYGYTAHIRKRGEENIRRDIPGYRARRWVVERTHSWLNRFRRLLIRWEKKIENYLAMLHFACAWITFRAAGLFG